In the Limanda limanda chromosome 1, fLimLim1.1, whole genome shotgun sequence genome, one interval contains:
- the rai14 gene encoding ankycorbin encodes MKSLKAKFRKTDVNEWNKNDERLLAAVEHGEAEKVASLLAKKGASAVKLDTEGRSALHAAAARGQTDCLSVILSHGADLSLTDAAGLNPLHLAAKHNHTECCKKLIQSKSPTDAVDSSGKTALHHAAASGNIQTVQLLCELKCPINLKDADGFTSFLLAAKHAPAEVCCTLLDCGAEINVSDNSGRTALMLASESNTASVVEVLVHRGANLSAVDSQGHDVTHYAKLSGNSEVTTALSAALSRQQVSDAKSPRSPQHDQVAKLSDERITTPKKRKAPPPPPISPLQSSGPSSPSIVTSTGTVGSDKSDTPKKFSYKEDEIRGTLREQVEKLHEERNMLLDTIEDLKQTVTGPELDTKVEHSVTASEALVSVLQAKINALTLENQTLASKLKKHPSLQGNEDLNESSRPNSMASNSSFHSTQDEFESPPQVPSTSPPVYVSQEEEESEGGREGSKEEIRLLRQALESVQVKLLETRKENRSLHAQLKPEREEEEEEEEIVREKEREAELMESLAELQAKLTDTQERYHQAVEEVEELRARMGKEGREMTEKEGAQRHSSSTVEQLKAQLIHSGCEQEKAAQRIRALEEELRRTEEERRSGKEKVQRSAKIEELYKEAQKEIRMLQEALRGTVPVEAAAKDFEEMKAEMNEVSAGLQRRLLELSHSYSETKSKLSAAQKQAAEARAESSAPSSPTVEEQQQHVQALSIKVEELQTLLAGSEKKHAAAQEEISSLKQEAEAQAQNSVALADHTQVMSSLGNAIKELESQSEALKEQLRQKSLQVEALQNKLTAENDVTPEVSVSRLDHDTMRDKLGGEVTHLTQLLQGALRKQDEMALEATDAWQKARESHAEWEALQELGVSREKENLTLTSRLAEAQDAVCQLKQLVENHVASEREKNKRIDDLSREVGKLKDALNSLSQLSYSAGSPSKRLQQNQQQLETMQQQIKQLQYQLAESKKQHNEIVSVYRMHLLYAVQGQMDEDVQKALKQILMMCKMPSPTKETC; translated from the exons GTCAATGAGTGGAACAAGAATGACGAGCGCCTGCTTGCTGCGGTGGAGCACGGCGAGGCGGAGAAGGTCGCGTCTCTTCTCGCCAAGAAAGGTGCCAGCGCTGTGAAGCTGGACACTGAGGGCAGATCAGC TCTTCATGCAGCAGCTGCTCGAGGTCAGACAgactgtctctctgtcatccTGTCTCATGGAGCTGATCTGTCTCTCACTGATGCTGCAG GTTTGAATCCATTACACCTGGCTGCCAAACACAATCACACCGAGTGCTGTAAAAAGCTCATTCAG aGTAAAAGTCCAACCGATGCTGTGGACAGCTCAGGAAAGACGGCGCTGCATCACGCTG CTGCCAGTGGGAACATCCAGACCGTCCAACTGCTGTGTGAACTCAAATGTCCCATCAACCTGAAAGATGCA GATGGATTCACCTCCTTCCTGTTGGCGGCTAAACATGCTCCTGCTGAGGTTTGCTGCACTTTGCTGGACTGTGGAGCTGAAATCAACGTTTCTGACAACAGCGGCAG GACAGCGTTGATGTTGGCCAGTGAGTCCAACACAGCGTCTGTTGTTGAAGTGTTGGTTCACCGAGGCGCAAACCTGTCAGCGGTCGATTCACAAGGTCATGATGTCACACACTACGCCAAACTGTCAGGCAACTCAGAGGTGACAACTGCCCTCAGTGCCGCCCTCAGCAGACAGCAGGTCTCAG acgCAAAGTCTCCTAGAAGTCCTCAG CATGATCAAGTAGCTAAACTAAGTGATGAACGGATCACAACTCCCAAAAAACGAAaagcacctcctccacctcccattAGCCCACTGCAG AGCTCAGGACCCTCCTCTCCTTCAATCGTTACCTCCACTGGGACTGTTGGTTCTGACAAAAGTGACACGCCCAAGAAATTCAGCTACAAG GAGGATGAGATTCGAGGAACGCTGAGAGAGCAGGTTGAGAAGCTCCACGAGGAGAGAAACATGTTGCTGGACACAATTGAAGATCTGAAGCAGACAGTGACGGGTCCTGAGCTGGATACTAAG GTTGAACACAGTGTTACAGCATCTGAAGCTCTGGTTTCTGTTCTGCAAGCCAAGATTAATGCTCTTACTCTGGAGAACCAGACACTTGCAAGTAAACTTAAG AAACATCCGTCTCTCCAAGGAAACGAGGACCTGAATGAGAGCAGTCGTCCTAACAGCATGGCCTCCAACTCCTCCTTCCACTCCACCCAGGATGAATTTGAATCACCACCACAGGTCCCCTCCACCAGCCCTCCTGTGTATGTCAgccaagaggaagaggagagtgagggaggaagagaaggaagcaaAGAGGAGATCAGACTGTTGAGGCAGGCGCTGGAGAGCGTCCAGGTGAAACTGCTCGAAACCAGGAAGGAAAACCGCTCGCTTCATGCTCAGTTGAAGCccgagagagaggaagaagaagaggaggaggaaattgtgagggagaaagaaagggaggcaGAGTTGATGGAGAGTCTGGCAGAGCTGCAGGCCAAGCTGACGGACACTCAGGAGAGATACCACCaagctgtggaggaggtggaggagctgagggcTCGCATGGGAAAAGAAGGAAGGGAGATGACGGAGAAAGAAGGAGCGCAGAGACATTCATCGTCCACAGTGGAACAGCTGAAGGCCCAGCTGATCCATTCAGGATGTGAGCAAGAGAAGGCGGCTCAGCGAATCAGAGCGTtggaagaggagctgaggaggactGAGGAAGAAAGACGGAGTGGGAAGGAGAAAGTACAAAGGAGTGCAAAGATTGAGGAGCTGTACAAGGAGGCACAGAAGGAGATTAGGATGCTCCAG GAGGCTTTGAGGGGAACGGTCCCTGTTGAAGCTGCAGCCAAAGACTTTGAAGAAATGAAAGCTGAGATGAACGAGGTGTCAGCCGGGCTGCAGCGTCGCTTGCTGGAACTCTCGCACTCCTACAGTGAAACCAAGAGTAAACTCAGCGCCGCTCAGAAGCAGGCGGCGGAGGCCCGAGCTGAGAGCAGTGCTCCATCGTCTCCTACTgtggaagagcagcagcagcacgtccAGGCGCTCAGCATcaaggtggaggagctgcagactcTGTTAGCCGGCTCAGAGAAGAAGCACGCGGCCGCTCAGGAGGAGATTTCATCGCTGAAGCAGGAGGCAGAAGCTCAGGCGCAGAACAGTGTGGCCCTCGCCGATCACACACAGGTGATGTCATCTCTGGGAAACGCCATCAAAGAGCTGGAGAGCCAATCAGAAGCCTTGAAGGAGCAGCTGCGCCAGAAGAGCTTGCAGGTGGAGGCGCTTCAGAACAA ACTGACGGCAGAAAACGATGTCACCCCAGAGGTGTCAGTGTCCCGTCTGGACCACGACACCATGCGAGACAAGCTGGGGGGCGAGGTGACCCACCTgacccagctcctccagggggcgctcaGGAAGCAGGATGAGATGGCTCTGGAGGCTACTGATGCATGGCAGAag GCGCGGGAGAGTCATGCAGAGTGGGAAGCACTGCAGGAGCTGGGGGTGTCCAGGGAGAAGGAGAACCTGACGCTGACGTCACGGCTGGCCGAGGCCCAGGATGCCGTGTGTCAGCTCAAACAGCTGGTGGAGAACCACGTCGCCTcggagagggagaaaaacaagagg ATAGATGATCTGTCACGGGAGGTGGGGAAGCTAAAAGACGCCTTGAACAGCCTGTCCCAGCTCTCCTACAGCGCCGGCTCCCCCTCCAagaggctgcagcagaaccagcagcagctggagacgatgcagcaacaaatcaaacagctgcagtacCAGCTCGCT GAGTCGAAGAAGCAGCACAATGAGATAGTGTCAGTCTATAGGATGCACCTCCTCTACGCTGTCCAG